Proteins encoded together in one Candidatus Nanopelagicales bacterium window:
- a CDS encoding ABC transporter ATP-binding protein, producing the protein MAELKVVDLHVSVDGDEGPREILRGVDLTVTSGQTHAIMGPNGSGKSTLAYTIAGHPKYQVTSGSITLDGADVLAMSVDERARAGLFLAMQHPVEVPGVTVSNFLRTAATAIRGEAPKLRVWMGEMKEAMGSLQVDPTFASRNVNEGFSGGERKRHEILQMEL; encoded by the coding sequence ATGGCAGAACTGAAGGTCGTTGACCTCCACGTCTCGGTCGACGGTGACGAAGGCCCCCGTGAGATTCTTCGCGGCGTCGATCTGACCGTCACATCCGGTCAGACGCACGCAATCATGGGACCGAACGGGTCGGGTAAATCGACCCTGGCCTACACGATCGCAGGGCACCCCAAGTACCAGGTCACCAGCGGTTCCATCACCCTGGACGGGGCGGATGTCCTGGCGATGAGTGTCGATGAACGCGCTCGCGCGGGCCTCTTCCTGGCCATGCAGCATCCCGTTGAGGTTCCGGGCGTGACCGTGTCGAACTTCCTGCGCACGGCCGCTACCGCGATCCGCGGCGAGGCTCCCAAGTTGCGCGTGTGGATGGGTGAGATGAAGGAGGCGATGGGTTCGCTTCAGGTCGACCCGACTTTTGCCTCCCGCAATGTCAACGAAGGTTTCTCCGGCGGGGAGCGCAAGCGACACGAGATCTTGCAGATGGAACTAC